Proteins encoded in a region of the Carassius auratus strain Wakin chromosome 21, ASM336829v1, whole genome shotgun sequence genome:
- the LOC113038860 gene encoding trichohyalin isoform X1 produces the protein MKSMREVDLDTYNLSLLTAKEDILNPRSSTNWALFTYDGIMNRLKLADSGVGGLKELTAKLHPRLPLYGMCRVGKAQPRIAMILWVGNEVDECRRAECASHLPAIRAFFKEVHIFLPAHTLEEITEERICTLAYNAAVVTQGPRGRPGRRTGDSQATVGTNYKRTIAAAEIQRIQRDSFWAQAEREEEERKKEEQRRAAEDKRQREKERMLQERRDAIERERRMNEKEQKINEQRRIKAQMEAEAKKREKIKWEHEEREREEEEIRARYSKSQSVEKAAEAAALVSQRTVNPREFFRQLSFPCVPTASSPSSTSPVSSPYRRLHRSQTDSIFSFNESPSSRPTSPYRSSVISPYFLSNPTSRSPILFTSTMASSLQNGAMESTKSQFQLSSPKMMEPRLQTQLSPTTNATESDILDSLVFYPPPPTPEQLQPDESQIVDEFPPPPPGFENSPELSVKLPETLDVPLDPLLPPSCVLVPEPPTKPLPALPVDPRMLKDLEAEKDFTARALVISTVEEEEDEGNGEEDMKYEGKDVTEEEGKGGGVETGEKKNRGQEEHDGKTSEKHENEKESNGKMTERYESGKDGKMLEECKGEGKQHGDITEEHESEEDKSVQEFDSGKIMEEQESEKIRLECVLEKEKDREITEKHEEDRKYLEEQENEKNMEEYKQDGNVVEAFNSKKEQDKKNMEVFVTEKTQHEKMIEECELDGKTVEKCEEEHKSEVGEIMKEQEVDKFQDDNITEEHESQKQFKEEAGKTVEKCEEEYKSAKESDGKMMEEHGSKEKRDGKMMDAFDRDKEQDGNITEEHESERQENKDETVEKCEEECKSAKEIDEKMMEEHGSKEKRDEKNKDAFDRDKEQDGNITEEHERERQENEDETVEKCEEDYKCAKEIDEKMMEEHGSKEKRDEKNKDAFDRDKEQDGNITEEHECERQENEEDGKTVEKCEEEFKSAKEIDGKMMEEHGSKEKRDGKIMDAFDSDKEQVGNITEEHESERQENEEDGKTVEKCEEEYKSAKEIDGKMMEEDGSKEKRDGKMMDAFDRDKEQDGNITEEHESERQENKDETVEKCEEVCKSAKEFDEIMMEEHGSKEKRDGKIMDSFDRDKEQDGNITEEHESERQENKDETVEKCEEVCKSAKEFDEIMMEEHGSKEKRDGKIMDSFDRDKEQDGNITEEHESERQENEEDGKTVEKCEEEYKNAKEIDGKMMEEHGSKENRDGKIMDAFDRDKEQDVTRMEECGQENEQDGKTVEQHSTNLEEHESENEGWKVVEVFETEKIQYVKMMEECGQENKQDGKTVEKHEHGKSLAEHENENQQNYKMIEDLGIEKIHDGEFVEEREGEKEDWKVVEVSETERLQQVKIMKACEQEGINVEEHETEKEDDGEIQDSRRLDEQDWKITEMFKSEKGQDERHENGKEQEGEKEQDWKMTENCESDKIQYGNITEENENENKQDGMIENQQDIQSQDKEGMSHVDVDKAVNVTVLRKEESYTEIIKRDGTTEVGFENEKEPLIQKEETDTVFSQHATLYPESPSPINDACIPESISTTQDKNELQMCSTHTSSQINLPTIQVESDLSSLSNQSDSDIKENTESIDSQVSSEISKNSPDATSAEQTPAVQDEQQTDAEMLQEDEIVDGSNDSGEGIDAESKRSPLSEHQARTGQSDDGEGLVPVRHFPEDTDSAAVDLKYCITHQLDLTNDISDVEVEEEAISLLASATDAEQNLKCDSDPDQVNKDIKHEGLQNCEIIAETPSDRRNDNRADEK, from the exons ATGAAATCTATGAGGGAAGTTGATCTGGATACATACAATTTGTCTTTACTTACGGCAAAAGAAGACATCCTGAATCCACGCTCGTCAACAAACTG GGCTTTATTTACCTATGATGGAATAATGAACAGACTCAAACTGGCTGATTCTGGAG TAGGTGGATTGAAAGAGCTGACGGCTAAACTTCACCCTAGACTGCCGCTTTATGGGATGTGTAGGGTGGGCAAAGCTCAACCCCGCATCGCTATGATATTATGG GTAGGAAATGAAGTGGATGAGTGCCGCAGAGCTGAGTGTGCCAGTCATTTACCTGCAATCAGGGCCTTCTTTAAG GAAGTTCACATCTTTCTTCCTGCCCACACTCTGGAAGAAATCACAGAGGAGAGGATCTGTACGCTGGCCTATAATGCTGCAGTGGTGACGCAGGGGCCGAGAGGGAGACCTGGCCGCCGGACAGGAGACAGTCAGGCCACTGTG GGCACTAATTACAAGCGAACAATCGCAGCTGCAGAGATCCAGAGAATTCAGAGAGATTCTTTTTGGGCCCAAGCGGAG AGAGAAGAGGAGGAAAGGAAAAAGGAGGAACAGCGGAGGGCAGCAGAGGACAagaggcagagagagaaagaacgaaTGCTTCAGGAGAGGAGAGAtgcaatagagagagagaggaggatgaatgaaaaagaacagaaaataaaCGAGCAGAG gaGAATAAAGGCGCAAATGGAGGCAGAGGCCAAGAAACGTGAGAAAATAAAATGG GAGCACGAGGAAAGGGAGCGTGAAGAAGAGGAAATCAGAGCTAGATATTCAAAATCTCAATCAGTGGAAAAAGCTGCG GAGGCAGCAGCTCTGGTGTCTCAGCGTACTGTAAACCCCAGAGAGTTTTTCAGACAACTGTCCTTCCCATGTGTGCCCACAGCCTCCAGTCCCAGCTCCACATCTCCAG TCAGTAGTCCCTACAGACGACTGCATCGCAGTCAGACGGACAGTATCTTCAGTTTCAATGAATCACCTTCATCTAGACCTACATCTCCATACAGGTCATCAGTGATTTCACCTTACTTTCTGTCGAATCCCACATCCCGGAGCCCAATCCTTTTCACTAGCACTATGGCTTCCTCACTTCAGAATGGTGCAATGGAATCTACCAAAAGCCAGTTTCAGCTATCTTCACCAAAGATGATGGAGCCACGGCTCCAAACTCAACTATCACCTACAACCAATGCAACTGAATCTGATATACTAGATAGTCTGGTCTTTTATCCACCTCCACCAACCCCTGAACAGCTCCAACCAGATGAATCCCAGATAGTGGATGAGTTTCCTCCACCTCCCCCTGGTTTTGAGAATTCACCTGAACTATCTGTGAAGCTGCCGGAGACTCTTGATGTCCCCTTAGACCCTCTTCTTCCTCCATCGTGTGTTTTGGTACCTGAGCCACCCACCAAGCCACTTCCTGCTCTGCCCGTTGATCCACGAATGCTGAAAGACCTGGAAGCGGAGAAGGATTTTACTGCTCGGGCATTGGTTATATCTacggtggaggaggaggaggatgaagggaATGGAGAAGAAGATATGAAATATGAGGGGAAAGATGTGACTGAAGAAGAAGGGAAGGGAGGTGGAGTTGAAactggagagaagaagaacagAGGACAAGAGGAACATGATGGGAAGACTTcggaaaaacatgaaaatgaaaaagaatcaAATGGTAAAATGACGGAGAGATATGAGAGTGGAAAAGATGGGAAGATGTTGGAAGAATGTAAGGGCGAAGGAAAACAACATGGAGACATTACTGAAGAACATGAGAGTGAAGAAGATAAAAGTGTGCAAGAATTTGATAGTGGGAAAATTATGGAGGAACAAGAGAGTGAAAAAATAAGGTTAGAATGTGTGCTAGAAAAAGAGAAGGATAGGGAAATTACAGAAAAGCATGAGGAAGATCGAAAATATTTGGAAGAAcaggaaaatgaaaaaaacatggaAGAATATAAGCAAGATGGGAATGTTGTGGAAGCATTCAACAGTAAAAAGGAACAAGACAAGAAAAACATGGAAGTATTTGTGACTGAAAAAACACAACATGAAAAAATGATTGAAGAATGTGAGCTAGATggaaaaactgtagaaaaatgtGAGGAAGAACATAAGAGTGAAGTTGGGGAAATTATGAAAGAACAAGAAGTTGACAAATTCCAAGATGACAACATCACGGAAGAACATGAAAGTCAAAAGCAATTTAAAGAGGAAGCTGGGAAAACTGTAGAAAAATGTGAAGAAGAATATAAGAGTGCAAAAGAAAGTGATGGAAAAATGATGGAAGAACATGGAAGCAAAGAAAAACGAGATGGGAAAATGATGGATGCATTTGACAGGGATAAAGAACAAGATGGGAACATCACGGAAGAACATGAAAGTGAAAGGCAAGAAAACAAGGATGAAACTGTAGAAAAATGTGAAGAAGAATGTAAGAGTGCAAAAGAAATTGATGAAAAAATGATGGAAGAACATGGAAGCAAAGAAAAACGAGATGAGAAAAATAAGGATGCATTTGACAGGGATAAAGAACAAGATGGGAACATCACGGAAGAACACGAACGTGAAAGGCAAGAAAACGAGGATGAAACTGTAGAAAAATGTGAAGAAGACTATAAGTGCGCAAAAGAAATTGATGAAAAAATGATGGAAGAACATGGAAGCAAAGAAAAACGAGATGAGAAAAATAAGGATGCATTTGACAGGGATAAAGAACAAGATGGGAACATCACGGAAGAACATGAATGTGAAAGGCAAGAAAATGAGGAAGATGGGAAAACTGTAGAAAAATGTGAAGAAGAATTTAAGAGTGCAAAAGAAATTGATGGAAAAATGATGGAAGAACATGGAAGCAAAGAAAAACGAGATGGGAAAATTATGGATGCATTTGACAGTGATAAAGAGCAAGTTGGGAACATCACGGAAGAACATGAAAGTGAAAGGCAAGAAAATGAGGAAGATGGGAAAACTGTAGAAAAATGTGAAGAAGAATATAAGAGTGCAAAAGAAATTGATGGAAAAATGATGGAAGAAGATGGAAGCAAAGAAAAACGAGATGGGAAAATGATGGATGCATTTGACAGGGATAAAGAACAAGATGGGAACATCACGGAAGAACATGAAAGTGAAAGGCAAGAAAACAAGGATGAAACTGTAGAAAAATGTGAAGAAGTATGTAAGAGTGCAAAAGAATTTGATGAAATAATGATGGAAGAACATGGAAGCAAAGAAAAACGAGATGGGAAAATTATGGATTCATTTGACAGGGATAAAGAACAAGATGGGAACATCACGGAAGAACATGAAAGTGAAAGGCAAGAAAACAAGGATGAAACTGTAGAAAAATGTGAAGAAGTATGTAAGAGTGCAAAAGAATTTGATGAAATAATGATGGAAGAACATGGAAGCAAAGAAAAACGAGATGGGAAAATTATGGATTCATTTGACAGGGATAAAGAACAAGATGGGAACATCACGGAAGAACATGAAAGTGAAAGGCAAGAAAATGAGGAAGATggaaaaactgtagaaaaatgtGAGGAAGAATATAAGAATGCAAAAGAAATTGATGGAAAAATGATGGAAGAACATGGAAGCAAAGAAAACCGGGATGGGAAAATTATGGATGCATTTGACAGGGATAAAGAACAAGATGTGACAAGGATGGAAGAATGTGGGCAAGAAAATGAGCAAGATGGAAAAACTGTAGAACAACATAGTACAAATCTGGAAGAACATGAAAGTGAAAATGAGGGTTGGAAAGTTGTGGAAGTGTTTGAGACTGAAAAAATACAATATGTGAAAATGATGGAAGAATGTGGACAAGAAAACAAGCAAGATGggaaaactgtagaaaaacatgaACATGGGAAAAGTTTGGCAGAACACGAAAACGAAAATCAACAGAATTACAAAATGATAGAAGACTTGGGGATTGAAAAAATACATGATGGAGAGTTCGTAGAAGAACGTGAAGGTGAAAAAGAAGATTGGAAAGTGGTGGAAGTATCTGAGACTGAAAGACTACAACAAGTGAAAATTATGAAAGCATGTGAGCAAGAAGGAATAAATGTAGAAGAACATGAGACTGAAAAAGAGGATGATGGTGAAATCCAAGATAGTAGAAGGTTGGACGAACAGGATTGGAAAATTACAGAAATGTTTAAGAGCGAAAAGGGGCAAGATGAAAGACATGAAAATGGGAAAGAACAAGAGGGTGAAAAAGAACAGGACTGGAAAATGACAGAAAATTGTGAGAGTGATAAAATACAATATGGTAACATCACagaggaaaatgaaaatgaaaacaaacaagatGGGATGATTGAAAACCAACAGGACATACAGAGCCAAGATAAGGAAGGAATGTCACATGTGGATGTAGATAAAGCAGTGAACGTGACTGTGCTCAGGAAGGAGGAATCATACACAGAGATTATAAAGAGGGATGGGACAACAGAAGTAGGTTTCGAAAATGAGAAGGAACCTTTAATCCAGAAAGAGGAGACTGACACAGTCTTTTCCCAGCATGCAACACTTTACCCAGAATCGCCATCTCCAATCAATGACGCATGTATTCCTGAAAGTATTTCAACCACTCAAGATAAAAACGAGCTACAGATGTGCTCAACTCATACCTCATCCCAAATAAACTTACCAACCATCCAGGTCGAGTCAGATCTTTCTAGTTTGAGCAATCAAAGCGATTCAGACATAAAAGAGAATACTGAATCTATTGACTCTCAAGTTTCCTCAGAGATCTCCAAGAACAGCCCAGATGCCACATCAGCAGAACAGACTCCTGCAGTGCAGGATGAACAACAGACAGATGCAGAAATGCTTCAAGAGGATGAGATTGTGGACGGCAGCAATGATTCGGGTGAGGGGATTGATGCTGAGTCCAAGAGATCACCTTTATCTGAACATCAAGCCAGGACTGGACAATCAGATGATGGGGAGGGGCTTGTACCTGTCAGGCATTTCCCTGAAGACACAG aTTCTGCTGCAGTGGAcctaaaatattgtattactcATCAGCTGGATCTGACCAATGACATTAGTGATGTAGAAGTAGAGGAAGAGGCTATATCACTCCTAGCCAGTGCCACAGATGCGGAGCAAAACTTAAAATGCGATTCTGACCCAGACCAAGTGAATAAAGACATTAAACATGAAGGTCTGCAGAACTGCGAAATCATCGCAGAAACACCCAGCGACAGGAGGAATGATAACAGAGCCGATGAAAAATGA